The region CGATGCCCTCCGCCAGACCGACGATCACCATCGCCCGGCCGAACATCTCCGGTCGCTCGCTCAGTGCCGCCAGCGCTGCGGCGCCGGTGTAGGCGACGGCGATCGCTGCCCCGATCGAGGCTCCGGCCACCGCGATGGCTGCCCCGATCAGAGCAGATCCGTTGACTCCGCCGGACGGGGCGGGTGCCGACGCCTGTGCGGGTCCCGCGAGTGCCGTGGCCAGTACGACACAGGCGCCGCCCAGGACGGCCAGGTTCGTGGCCAGGAGCCAGCGGAAGGCGTGTCTGACCCGGCGCCGCCGCAGCAGCCGGACGGCGCCGAGTACCGCGGCCAGGACCGGTAGGATGATCAGCCAGGTGAGCATGGGATCACCTTCGTAGTACTGTCGGCAGGTTCCGCCGAGGGAACGTGCCACGGACGGAACGGACGGCCCTCCGTTTCGAAGAGCCGGGAGAACAGCTCGTAGAACTCCAGCCGCAGGGCCTGGACACCCGCCACCAGGGCCTCCAGGCCGAACGAGAGGGCCGTGCCCGCGGCGAACAGCAGCACTGCCCCCGCGACTCCGGCGCCACCGTGCCCGGCCAGGGCGGTGGTGCCGCGCCACACCAGGTCGGCGAGCGCGGCGTGGGTAAGGCCGAAGGCCGCGAGCCGGGCGAACGACAGGGTGTTGGTGCCCGTGCGCACGACCACGTCGAACACCTGCACGGCCGTCTCGGCGCATCCGGCACCGCCGCCCGCCGTGGCGCGGAACATGCCGAGGGCCACCAGCGTCAGCCCGACGACGGCGAGCGTGGCCCCGGCGACGGTCGCGGGCGGCCGATGTAGGAGCAGGCCCGCCACTGCCAGAGCGAGCCCCAGGTAGAACAGCAGCCCGGCACAGCCCGACGCCGCGTACAGCGCCGTGCCCCAGCCGCCCTCACGAACGCGGTTGACCGCGCCGGCGGCATGTGCGACGGCCAGCAGTCCTGCCCCGAAGACCACGGCGGCGGCCAGCAGGCGGGCAGGACTGTCCAACGGGCTCAGCCACAGCACCGGCAGCAGCCCGGTGGGGCCGAAGAACTCCCCGTAGGCGGCGCCCGCGAGCATGGAGGCAACTCCCGCGCCCGCCAGGAACGGCCACAGTCGGCCCAACCGGGCGAATCGGCGGGGCCACCCGAGGCGGAGCGCGAGCGCTCCGAGCACCAGCAGCGCTCCGTGCCCCACGTCACCGAACATGATCCCGAACATTGCTATGTAGGCGAGGCCCGCTGGCCACGAGGGGTCGAGGTCCGCATAGGCCGGTGTGCCGTACGTCGTCACCAACGGCGCGAAGGAGACGGCCTTGCCCGGCCGCAGCAGCGTCGGTGGATCGGTGCCGCGTGGGGACGGCAGCGGCACCAGTGCGCCGCCTGCGGCGGCCAGCCGGCCCGCGACGCGGGGCATTTCGGCGGCCGGGCACCATCCGGCCAGCGCGGCCACCTCTCCATGCCGTACAGCGCCTTCCGCGCGCTCCTGCAACTGAGCCTCGCCCGCCAACAATTCGACATCGCGACGCTCTTCGAGCAGGTCGAGGTCGGGCGCGGCGGCGGCCAGGACGGCCGAAGCGGTGCTCTCGGGCCCGGCCGTCGTGACGCGTCCCCGCAGCCGCCGCAGCCGCACCGCCGCCGCGCCTGGAGCCGTTTCCTCGGCACGGTCCAGCTCCACGCACCCCTCCTCGGCGATGCGTACCAGAGCGTCCCGCAGGGCCACCTGCGGCACGATCACCGCCACACGGCGCATCCGGACCGGCGTCCATGCCTCAGACCAGGGCATCGAAGACCTCCCCGGACCGTCCGCCACGCGCCGCCGACTCCAGCGCCGCCCGCACCCGCCAGGCGTCCACGGACAGCACCGCGA is a window of Streptomyces mirabilis DNA encoding:
- a CDS encoding ATP synthase subunit C, with product MLTWLIILPVLAAVLGAVRLLRRRRVRHAFRWLLATNLAVLGGACVVLATALAGPAQASAPAPSGGVNGSALIGAAIAVAGASIGAAIAVAYTGAAALAALSERPEMFGRAMVIVGLAEGIAVYGLVVAILLIGKA
- a CDS encoding V-type ATPase 116kDa subunit family protein → MPWSEAWTPVRMRRVAVIVPQVALRDALVRIAEEGCVELDRAEETAPGAAAVRLRRLRGRVTTAGPESTASAVLAAAAPDLDLLEERRDVELLAGEAQLQERAEGAVRHGEVAALAGWCPAAEMPRVAGRLAAAGGALVPLPSPRGTDPPTLLRPGKAVSFAPLVTTYGTPAYADLDPSWPAGLAYIAMFGIMFGDVGHGALLVLGALALRLGWPRRFARLGRLWPFLAGAGVASMLAGAAYGEFFGPTGLLPVLWLSPLDSPARLLAAAVVFGAGLLAVAHAAGAVNRVREGGWGTALYAASGCAGLLFYLGLALAVAGLLLHRPPATVAGATLAVVGLTLVALGMFRATAGGGAGCAETAVQVFDVVVRTGTNTLSFARLAAFGLTHAALADLVWRGTTALAGHGGAGVAGAVLLFAAGTALSFGLEALVAGVQALRLEFYELFSRLFETEGRPFRPWHVPSAEPADSTTKVIPCSPG